The sequence ATTTAAGAGAGCAAAAATGCAAAAGATGGCAAAAAAGGACAATTGAACACAAGTCCTAAACAACCACAGATAATAAAAATGAGGAGAATTACTAGGAAAAAAACTCCACATTGTAATAATCCATTAATTGTATAAGAAGGCATATAAACAATATGTGTATTAGAAAATTTACAACAGCTAACAGTAAACTACATTTTGGTTCTCAAATAGTACAGTTTCAGTtaaactgaaagagaagaaacGGAACATCAAACTAACATCAAATAAAATACAATGGTCCTGCATATCCAGGTGTTAGTAAtgagcccattaaaaaaaaaaaaaaaagctctaaagAGATGACAGATAACTCAGGATTTAATATCATTATTTCATCTGATCTCTAACCCTAGAAATGATTCTAATAATATCTATAAAGTAGGGGTGGAATTCTAATCACATGGAATTCTACATAAGAATACTGCTGTCAGCTAATTTGAGATGGCTTAATTCCATTCTGAGTGTTAACATTTAAAGCcatcacaaaattataaaatgctcttgaaaaaaaaatggagttttaaatgtttcttcatcTCAAAACTCACCTTAAAATCAAATGTGTAGTTGGTGTAAGGCATCAGGCCACTCTCATAGGCACTCTTTAACTTGAAGCCATGAGTGATCCTTCCATTGGTTGTCCCATTTTTCCCATTACAGCTGAAGTTCGTAAGACTTTCATTGTATCTCAGTTCCTTAAAGTCTTTATGATTTGTTTCTACTTCACCAGTGCTCAAATATTCTACAACACctataaagaatataaatgtACTTTCTGCATTGTTAAGTATAATATACAATGTGTAATACGTAACTAAACAGGTAATTCAAGAGTAAAGTTTTAAATCACACatattctcactttttaaaatgtttcactaTTTTCCACCTTTGCCAAAACTtgtataaacacattttttccaTGGTTTTAATCACAGTGAATATTTTACACTTTACCACATGAACTTATGTCatctcaattatttttttttaataattgtgtAACACAACAGGGCTGACATATAGTATTTGTTAAACCATTTCCCTATTTCTTAAAGTTCatgttattcctttttttttttttttaattaacaccCCAATCAACATCTTAGTATGTAGGCTTCTGCTCAGGGTCAGCATGAAATACCAACATTAGGATTCATTGTGCGTATGAATACATGAATTATGAAAGAATGACAGAGCCATCTCACCATCTCTGGACACTATTTTTCCAGTGTGCTAAGCATaaggtggggcttcccttgtggctctgatggtaaaaaaatccatctgcaatgtgggagacctgagttcaatccctgggttccgaagataccctggaggagagtgtggcaacccactccagtattcttgcctgaagaatcccatggacagaggagcctggacagatacagtccatgggatcacagagtcagacatgacagaagtgacttagcacacacacaggcataagGTGGGCTCTGCAAATATTTAACTTTCATTTAATCACTTACCAAAACTAGACATTTTTCCATGTGTTTTGTTATTACAATGCAACATAGAAATGAGTCTTAAGATCTGTATCATGCGACAAGAGTCTCTCTTTGCCCCTCACATATTTTGTAGCTAAAGAGGatgaaaagcaaataaagaaCTTTCCAGTAATCCCCAGATGGCTTTGATGAGACAGACTAAAGAATTATGGATCTTAGGCACCTTTATTTCCCCCAAAACAGATTTTAACATAAATTCTGTTTCATTATCTTTTCTTTCATCTATTGTGACAGCAGCAATATGCTACTGAATTTAACTactccaagtgtgtgtgtgtgaatgcatgcattcatgcatgcaAGTAAGTTCAAGGGAAAGTTCTCTTGAGTATCCAAGAAAGTACGGTTGTTACTCACTGTACTATCTATGGAAAAGTTTAAGAATAAGGCTTTCTGTATTCTTCCACTCTGTGACTAAATATCAACATTCTTGATCCTTTTTTTGTTAAAACCACTGTCTGACCTGTGTaaacagaaaaatctcaaattcCAACTGAGGTGCACAATGTTTCTAATCGAGTCTACCAAAATTTGAGACTGGGTGATATACGGTCAAATTTAAACTGGATTATATTACCACATGCTGGAATCCCAGAGTCTGTCTTAGTAACCTTTTCAGAGTCTGCAATACATAGAACATGGGGATAATAATATATGCCCATGTGTTTTCTGAAGATGATTAACATCTGGATAATATCCAGAGGATAATACCATTACCAtttactatttcattttataatgaaGTGGTAATAAtaccatttcattttcaaaatggtcTCCCTactccacacacacaaaagattttTAACCTGATTGATAGCGGCCACTATAaactgaattttcattttgaCTAGATTTGGAATTATCAGAAACAACAGAttacaaaaacattttaagtCAGCAAGTGTTCTATGTAAGATAGCATTGTTTTGTTTACCAGAGTCCGGCAAAGAATTAAGATCTGCACATAACACTAGTGGAATAGTTCCAAATTCTCCTAATACATTGGACTGGAGACTTCTCGAGGCTTTATCAATAATATTCTTCACTTCTGAGAGGAACATCATCGTTTGAACCAACTTCACATCGGAGTATTCAGGGTCCCAGTGCATATGAGCATTAGCCACGAGAATAAGCTGCTTTTCTGTTCCAAGATGTGGCTTTCCAGCTATAtcagataaaaagaaaagaaacaaagcccATATATTCTCACATGGTCTGAAAGCAAGTAATATCTCAGAGTcctgggaatttaaaaaaaatgctaaaatctGGTTGAAAATCTCCCATCTGAAAACTGATCTACCCTCTGCAACAAACCTGAGAAACAGACATCTGGCCTCTGGGATGAGGACTTCCAGCACAGGGTATTCACTCTTTGAACAGAGAGCCCATACTATTTGGGACAGCTTGGTTTTTAAATAGTTCCAGCTCCTTAAAACTTCTAATTTTCTAGATGTCCTAAACTGAGCATCACAAAATTAAACGGAcatcctttttcttaaaaaaacattttaaaaagtcactaagTTCCATCTTCCATCTTTTCTATCCCTCAGATTATATATCCCCATTTCCAGCTGCTCCTCAGGTGAAAGAAGTCTCAGTTCTTACCATGATGATCACTctctaaatatacatttaatcTGAAATAGGTGGTCCATTTCTCCAAGACTTAAGacctttaaaataatgattaaaagcAGGTCAGGGAGAGAAGTCAACACAGAAATATCCTTGTTGCCAAGAAATTGTATTACGTGTACAGAATTCTTCTCTCTGAGCAGTTATTTTAACTAATATTTACTTCAGTATTTTATGTGACAAATTCTCGAGCAGAAAAAACCTTGTTTTAtgccttttaagatttgaaatacttTTCTAGGCAATGCTTCCTCTTCTTGAGCTCTGCGGTAGAGAAAACTGGATGAGATTTTAGAAAAGATTTAAATTCTGAATTTCTTCAGGCATTAGACAAGAGTATTAATATGAAACATTTTGTGTCGTCTATTCCATTTTGGAGGCCAGATTTTATAGGAAGTGAAAAGGTCACTCACATGATACTTCAATCAGTTCCTTTCGAAGCTCTAGCAGTACAGCCACTCCTATGTTATCTTTCGTCATGACTCTGTTCAGCATGGCTTCAGACCCTTCTGAATTTGCCATTGCTAGTTGATTAAATTCAACAGTGTGTTTCTGAACCAAAgtaaatctaaaacaaaacacacacaaatataaaattgGGGATACCAAGACATCCATTTTGTGGTAAATGCAATTTCCCCCCAACTTCCTTAACAGACATGATGACATGTAAATTACATTACAGAAAATCCTCCACACTTAGCACTAAGCTTCCCGTGTCCATTTCAGTTGCTCTCAGTCTGCCACAGATACAAATAACATCTTGAGAAACTTTTACAACTTAAGATAATACAGTCATCTTAAGACAATACAGTCATCTTCTATTTAGGTTTCATGTTGGAATATTCCatcttacaattttaaaataattttcttccaaagtaTGGGCTTAAGAATCTCTCTACCATCCCAGAGGGAATGCAATTACAAAGTGTTTCAATTAACAACTGGAGTTAAACCCTAGAAGACACCTGAAAAAACAGCAGAACTTTCAACATGTCttccaaaaacattttttctgaTGAATCAAAACACCCTTTAAATCATAGTACTGTTTTCTTGAGAAATAAAATGTGCCTCATTCTCTTAGCTGCCAACTAATTTCCATTCCCTTGACCCTCATCCTGCAAATtcagagaatattttcttttcaagagTAAGAtgactggggaattccctggtggtccagtagttaggactctgacttccactgcagggaaacaggtttgatcactggtcagggaactaagatccccacatgGCATGGaccccccaagaaaaagaagaaagaaagaagatgacttacttttctgttttaaaaaatattgcacaGCCATCaacatgttttctttcttgctctGACATTGTCCTAGCTCTAGATTTAGGACTAAAGAATCCATTATAGCCACGTTCTTTCAGTTCTACCAGAAAAAAACTGTAATACTGTTCTGTTTCAACTTCCTGAAAAATTGTAAACAGCAGTTATTTCATAAGACAAAAACCAGTCCTATGCACTATCTTTATATGTACAGTTTGAGaccttaaaataaattcaaaggacTGATCTGAAGAATGAAGAATTACATCTTTTCAATGTAATTTATCTGAAATCAATCACAACACCTACTTGTCATTTTACAGGTACCTGTTAATAAAGTACCTCTTTGCTGTTTAGGAGTAAAGAATGGAAAGCCATATACCCCTATGCATATGTATttccttatattttatatttcctgatatatatatttccttatatTAAAACTGGTATAAACAAAAATCAGAACAGGAGAAGGAACTCCACAGATCAAGTTTCAGACCACAAGGAGAAAGTCACTTGCCAAAGGTCATGTAAGTTATTATGAGGGTTGGACTGAGAACCCAGTTACTGTCTACCAGATTCAATGTTCTTTCCACTTGGCCCTGATTATTCAATTACCACTGGTAGTAAAGCAAAATTATACCTTGACAGTGCCACCCGATTAAAAATAGTGTGGAAGGACATAAAGGAGGAGCAGGTAAACATTTAGCTGTAATAGCAATCACCTAAACACCCAGCTTAACCCATTTGCTTAATTTGGCAGCACAATGCTAAAAGCACAGGATGCAGCGAATGTTCCCAGAATTCAGTCAATACAGGAAAAGTCTGTATTTTAAGAACTGCGAAAGCCAGGACTTCAAATGTGTTAATGTAATGCATACTCAAGCTACTCCTTGCTTGATCAAGGGGCATTTCTGCAATTTACACAAGTATTCTTCTGATGACTTACCTGAAGACTTATGATATCAGCATTGCAACTCAAGATTTCTTGAATAATGGCCTTTTTCCTGTAGTCCCAATTTAGTGCCCATGATGGACAGTAGCCATATAACTGCCGGGTCGCATATTTATCACAAAGAACATTATAGCACATGACAGAAAACAAGGCTGTAGGAAAGATAACTTTACTTATTCACACACgtggcagaaaaagaaaattaattttgtttcacTTAAAACTAAGTTTgactttattcattcaataatatCCTCACAGAAAAGCTACCATATGCCAGACATGGCATAAGTCAGATAATAAAGGAAGAACAGATATatgaacaaatataaataataattgtgTTTCCCACTACATAAGTACAGACAGAAGGTTCAAAAGGAAACAGACTAAGATCTTGAGTCCTTCAGCTTCTAAGACCAAGGCTCCTCATTTCTATGCTCCCTCCACCACTTCATCAATTATTCATGTAGAATGTAATCTGACATTTATCTAAGAAAACATACGTTTTTTTTCTTAACAGCCATCTCTGCTCTTCTTCTACAAAGCAACTATTAATTCACATGAAAGAAGAACACCACTGCACACCCGACAGAAGTGCCCAAACTATCttcatacaattttaaaagattagagGTCATTAGCTTGATTTCTCTCTCAAGTAGGTGTTTTCGCTTtcttataattttgtattatcataCAGCTGGAATACTGCAGAATTTGGGAAATTACAATATAGAAAGATGTGGGTGTATAACTGAATTTGACCAATACTTTAGAACAGAGTTTCTCAAAAGCACCACCACTGACATCACGAGTAGGTAATTCTTTGTTGTTGAGGGCTGTGCTATGCACAGCAGCATCTCTGATCTCTAGCCACAAGATGCCAAGAGCACATCTACCACTTGTTGACAATGAAAAAATATCTCCAGACGCTGCTGAATGTCTTCTGGGGGATAAAACCACCCCTGGCTGAGAAGTACTGCCTTATACCAAACTTTCCTCGACAATGATTATATAGAGGCCAGTTacacctggtagctcagacagtaaagattccgcctgcaatgcaggagacttgggttcaatccttggattgggaagatcccctggaggggggaacccactccagcattctggcctggagaatccccatggacagaggagcctggcgggcaacagtccatgagatcacaaagagtcagacacga is a genomic window of Ovis canadensis isolate MfBH-ARS-UI-01 breed Bighorn chromosome 5, ARS-UI_OviCan_v2, whole genome shotgun sequence containing:
- the CNOT6 gene encoding CCR4-NOT transcription complex subunit 6 isoform X1 — encoded protein: MPKEKYEPPDPRRMYTIMSSEEAANGKKSHWVELEISGKVRSLSSSLWSLTHLTVLYLSDNSLSRIPSDIAKLHNLVYLDLSSNKIRSLPAELGNMVSLRELHLNNNLLRVLPFELGKLFQLQTLGLKGNPLTQDILNLYLEPDGTRRLLNYLLDNLAGTAKRISTEQPPPRSWIMLQEPDRTRPTALFSVMCYNVLCDKYATRQLYGYCPSWALNWDYRKKAIIQEILSCNADIISLQEVETEQYYSFFLVELKERGYNGFFSPKSRARTMSEQERKHVDGCAIFFKTEKFTLVQKHTVEFNQLAMANSEGSEAMLNRVMTKDNIGVAVLLELRKELIEVSSGKPHLGTEKQLILVANAHMHWDPEYSDVKLVQTMMFLSEVKNIIDKASRSLQSNVLGEFGTIPLVLCADLNSLPDSGVVEYLSTGEVETNHKDFKELRYNESLTNFSCNGKNGTTNGRITHGFKLKSAYESGLMPYTNYTFDFKGIIDYIFYSKPQLNTLGILGPLDHHWLVENNISGCPHPLIPSDHFSLFAQLELLLPFLPQVNGIHLPGRR
- the CNOT6 gene encoding CCR4-NOT transcription complex subunit 6 isoform X2, producing MPKEKYEPPDPRRMYTIMSSEEAANGKKSHWVELEISGKVRSLSSSLWSLTHLTVLYLSDNSLSRIPSDIAKLHNLVYLDLSSNKIRSLPAELGNMVSLRELHLNNNLLRVLPFELGKLFQLQTLGLKGNPLTQDILNLYLEPDGTRRLLNYLLDNLAVSTEQPPPRSWIMLQEPDRTRPTALFSVMCYNVLCDKYATRQLYGYCPSWALNWDYRKKAIIQEILSCNADIISLQEVETEQYYSFFLVELKERGYNGFFSPKSRARTMSEQERKHVDGCAIFFKTEKFTLVQKHTVEFNQLAMANSEGSEAMLNRVMTKDNIGVAVLLELRKELIEVSSGKPHLGTEKQLILVANAHMHWDPEYSDVKLVQTMMFLSEVKNIIDKASRSLQSNVLGEFGTIPLVLCADLNSLPDSGVVEYLSTGEVETNHKDFKELRYNESLTNFSCNGKNGTTNGRITHGFKLKSAYESGLMPYTNYTFDFKGIIDYIFYSKPQLNTLGILGPLDHHWLVENNISGCPHPLIPSDHFSLFAQLELLLPFLPQVNGIHLPGRR